Part of the Saccharomyces kudriavzevii IFO 1802 strain IFO1802 genome assembly, chromosome: 8 genome is shown below.
TACTTCTGAATCTTGAAATCCAGAAATGAAGTGTTTTAATGCAAATATGGAAGCAGTTCTGACTTCTGAAACAGGGTCTTTTAAGgatttcaacaatattCCAACAGCACCAGTGTTCATACAAACAAATCTGTTCAGAGGATTATCAGCGAACAATAAACCAAGTAAAATAATACACCACTGTCTTAATAGAGGTATCTCCgaattttcaatataaaAGCACAGTTTGTCGACTAATTCCAAACTAAAGCAATTCTTTTGTCCAAGAGGAAAGTTTCTAACGAATGATGCCAACACAAACACAGCCATGGCCTTTTGTTCATCTGTAGTGTCGTTAGAATGATAGAATGGAAAACTACTATGGCCTAGATTAGACGTCCTATTAATTTGCTGGCGATCATGATATCTTGATGTTGGGCCGTTTATGTTCTGTGACGCGGTCATTGTTAATGGATTCCCGCCATTTATCATAGCTGAGCCGTTTGTAGTCGAAGCACCACTAACTCCCCAATCAGGCACCAATACCGTTACAAAATACATATatcccttttctttgatcaattcaCCTTGTGTATTCTTATAGTCTATTGACATGATGCGCGCCCATATAAATACCAAAATGGGCTTCAGTTCTGGAGCTGGACTTTGtaataatttcaatacGTAGGGGAAGATACCAATGGAAAGTGACAGGTATACTGCCCATGGTCCTAGATCCAAAAATCTGGATAAAAGTACCAACGCGCGTATACGATGTACTTGTGACAGCAGAACCTGCAAAACAATGGGAAGCTGCTCAGGTGGATGCCTCACATTTGAAGCATATTTCAACCACAATTCAAAAGCAGTCAGATtctgttcaaaaaatcctgtgaattgctgctgctgctgctgctgctgctgctgctgctgttgcgAGCTTTGCAAAGATATCGATTTCCTCGATTGAAGAGCAGGATTATTCACCAGCGACATTGTGCTTAAATTCGCAACAGCAAATCTCGATTGTGTTTGTATACTTCCTTCCTTTGTATCTTGAGCATTTGATTTAGAATTGCCATTATTTTGCAAAGTTTCCTGTTGTTGTAAGATCATCTGACTCTCCAAGACAGTGGCTGGAGGAGCATTTTTCAGGTCAATGACTATCTTAGTTAACACTTCATCCATGGCCAAATCCCAAGATTTCCACATTGGATGTGTAGTTATACTATCTGGTAATTCTGGATCAGACACAGGATGACAATTGTACCACGGCATTATCCTTTTGgctagaagaaaatttctgaaaagCGCAGCAATCATTAAGTCATGTCTGAataactttttgaaaagtggTCGAGGAAGGGAGGTCCATGCAATGGTATCCGTTATCGCCGTAAAAATCCAATTTAATTCTCCTAATGGTGTTCTTCTATCTGACAGCATGCCAGGAATATTAACGTTGGGTATTTTAGACTTAAAGGAATTCTTACTATCACCAAACGATTGCTTCGAGGTAGCgttctcaaagaaaatcttaTACTTGGAATCCTTCAAAGGCGATTGCATGAGAAAGATACGGATACTAATCTCTATTGGACAAGTCAAACAACAACTGAACAAATCTGCGGGCAGTTCAGGGCTCATGAGTAAAAGCTCATCCGATGTGCAAGAAGCTAATTGGAAGCAGTCTTGATAAGCTGAAGTTGGTGATGGTGCAGCCACATCGTGATTtccatcttcatcgtctttGATTCTCTTTTGTACAAACTTCTGGAAATTGATCAATATATTTTCGGCACTGTTGCAATCATAGACGAATATGCATGGCGCACCTAACCAGGTTTGCAAGTCATACAATGATACGGGGATATATTGAGTATATCCCCTATTAAAAACCCATATTTCACCTGATTTTGTAGGCTTGGGCACCCCGTGTCCATTGTAATGGAAAAGAATCCTATCCTCTTTAGAAGTTCTTCTCAATGAGTTGCAAAACCGTTTTACATCCTCCACACACGGATCCAAACTCTGCTTATAGCGTGTTCTCAAGGACAGGGTTTCGTATTGTGCCTGTAGATTCTTACCAATTTGTTCTATGGCTTTCTTTGAATCCTGGAAATTTAAAGGATCAACCCATGCTTCTACCCTGGCACATGGATGTGTTTTCATAACGTCTGGGGGGTCCACACCCAAATTTAAACATAATAGAAGTGCCGCACTTACCGTCTTTTGACGATCTTTCATAATTTTCCAATCGGTGATCGGCTGGTAGTAACGACTTATATCCCGTTGTTTCTCCTCTTCAAGAATCGGGTTCCCATTAGTTCTGTGCCGTTTGTTATCAAAGTAGAATATGAAATCGTTTGCGAGTGATTGCAAGAGCTGCTCACTTTGGTATTGCTCTTCAAATCCATGTCTCATCACCGTATTGAGTGGCTTCAACGGCTGAGGTCCATAAATCTCTTGCATAATGCGTGTTTTACTCTCTAATGCATGCAATAAGTTTCGTTGGATgtaatttgaaagaatcCACAAATCAGATGCGCTctcaaaataatgaaacaaGTTCTAAGCCCTTCTACTCACTATGATACTCTCTCTCCGACCGATGATTCATTGGGAGGACTTTCgatgttattattgttgccTAGATTGAGATCTGATAGGGCGGGtcactttgaaaaattccaaattaAGAAGCGATGCCTTCATTTACTACACAAAATGCAACTACTAAGCAAATTTTGGTAGCTCCATAAGGTATTGCATTGGTACATCCACAGCAAACACTACATATAATGGCCAGCTCATCACATAACCCTGtgattcttttcaaaagagttTTATCACTTACGGAGAGCTCTCCTTTGATTTTATGTTTGGATTCCATGGCCCAGACGTCACACAGGCTAATTCAAGAGTTTATCCATCAAAGCAAGAGCAAAGGCAACGAGTGCCCCGTTGTATACATTTCATTTGAAACGGTAAACGTTCCATCTTACTGCACTCAGTTTATCGATGCTGCCCAGATGGATTTCGTGCATGTGGTGAGGCAAATTACATCATATTTACCGGCCGCTACTGCCACGCAGGCCAAGAAACACATGGTTATCATAGATTCCTTGAATTATATTCCTACAGATCTTATAACAAGGTTTTTGTCCGAGATTGCGTCGCCTCATTGCACAATAATCGCTACGTATCATAAAGATATTACAGATGATGATCATGCGGTAATACCTGGCGGAAATAACAATTATCCGGATAAGCTGACTCTACTACAGTTTATGGCCACTACAATTTTGGATATTGAAGTGGCATTGGCTGGCAATCTCGATACCGAGGAGGTGGGTGaattattgaatgaatttaGGATTCCCCGTGGGCTGAATAACgaaatttatcaattacGCTTCGTCAATAAAAGGAAGTCAGGCAGATCACTCGAATACGACTTTACGATAGATTCGAAGAACCACGAATATGAATTATCATTGAGCACAAGGCAAGAGGAGGCGGACGGGGGTAATGAACTGGAAACCCCCGATATGTTACAGGGGCTAACTACGTTCAACTTAGGTACATCCAATAAGCAAAAGCTAGCCAAAGACCAAGTTGCATTGCCCTTCCTGGAGGCGCAAAGCTTTGGACAAGGAGGCGCTATTGTTtatgaatatgaaaagGATGATGACTACGATGAGGAAGATCCATACGAGGATCCCTTTTAGGAAGAGGAGACCAATAACGGAGAGTATGCGCTTCTAGAGTATGTAAAATTACGTATCAGTATACACATATAGATATGCTAGTCGGCTTTAGTTTGTTTCCTCTTCAGGATCTTTCccttcaatttcaacaatttaTATTTTAGACCAGAATGCAACGAAATCCTATCAGCTTCCTCGACAGTGACTATTCTCTTGACCATCAGATTGTATAGCATGCCGAACATGAGCCCCATGATGGTGGACGTCAGGATAATGACGTTATATGGCATACTGAAGTCAGGGGTAGAGAGAGACAACAATAAAGTAGAGGTTCTCATTTCATACACAGGTAATTCAGATTCCGGAGACAACACAGTGATGACAGCAGCGTCGATTTCAAAGCCGTGATTGGCATCTGGTGGATACTCGGCAAATTGCAGAAGAGctttatcaaattgatAGGTCATGACGATGTCCGAATGAGCAGGAATTGACATTGTGAACTCCAGGTGAGCGGGTCTTTGTCTGTCGGCCGCTTGCAGGTAATATTTGTCCATGATGATATCACTCTCTTGTGGTTGCGGATAAGTGGTGGAAGTAATTTGCAAAGAGGATAAATAAACTCTGATGAACCAGGGCAAAGATTCAAAGTATATCAGATTGACAGGGGTATCGTTGTCGTTATGGAATACAACACGCATCCCGCCACGGTCTTGACCGTTGCCCGTCAGGGATCTGCTCACATGAATAGGAACGGGATCCACGGGGGAGACCTGGGTAGTGTCTGTTGATTCCAAAACAAAGTCGTAGCCCGAGCCACTTCCATTTTGGTCATTCGACAAGTCAAAGCAATTGTCGTGCGTGCTGAAGACTGTATCATCAACTGACAAAAATGTGGTCCAGGTGGAGCGGTCCACGTCCGCACAAATCCTCGTGGGCCTATTAGCAAACAAGTTGCCATTATTTACCGGCTTGGCAAACAGTTGGGACAGTTTAAAGTGTGTTTCCGAAGGTTCCGGTAGGGGGAAACATTGATATGAATCAAATGGTTTATCCGTGTCACAACGCAAGGTGCTTCCATCCAAGGGCTTGGGAATAGGTCTCTCGTTTCTGGCCAAGGCAGAAGGAACGTGCATGACCATCTCGACGTGT
Proteins encoded:
- the IKI1 gene encoding Elongator subunit IKI1 (similar to Saccharomyces cerevisiae IKI1 (YHR187W); ancestral locus Anc_5.48); amino-acid sequence: MASSSHNPVILFKRVLSLTESSPLILCLDSMAQTSHRLIQEFIHQSKSKGNECPVVYISFETVNVPSYCTQFIDAAQMDFVHVVRQITSYLPAATATQAKKHMVIIDSLNYIPTDLITRFLSEIASPHCTIIATYHKDITDDDHAVIPGGNNNYPDKLTLLQFMATTILDIEVALAGNLDTEEVGELLNEFRIPRGLNNEIYQLRFVNKRKSGRSLEYDFTIDSKNHEYELSLSTRQEEADGGNELETPDMLQGLTTFNLGTSNKQKLAKDQVALPFLEAQSFGQGGAIVYEYEKDDDYDEEDPYEDPF
- the GPI16 gene encoding GPI-anchor transamidase subunit GPI16 (similar to Saccharomyces cerevisiae GPI16 (YHR188C); ancestral locus Anc_5.47); translated protein: MIGLLAYCTLDAVLLGAVAQDTVPQIGIDESLRYPYDETLVLKPLPNNDLLVSFKFQLQSEPFDPSVSSTSFDAYEHYTTFPRAIPPLLQSTATRQLHLRFTKGFWDALSWGQLPHAGKQAGASGVELWSQVQAADQEQAFHNWKKLANSLSGLFCSSLNFVDESRTTFPRKSYASDTSSPLFNETEKLYLMRASLPNEPICTENLTPFIKLLPTRGNSGLTSLLDGHKLFDSLWNSISLDVTTLCPEDGDALCHYEMEAHVEMVMHVPSALARNERPIPKPLDGSTLRCDTDKPFDSYQCFPLPEPSETHFKLSQLFAKPVNNGNLFANRPTRICADVDRSTWTTFLSVDDTVFSTHDNCFDLSNDQNGSGSGYDFVLESTDTTQVSPVDPVPIHVSRSLTGNGQDRGGMRVVFHNDNDTPVNLIYFESLPWFIRVYLSSLQITSTTYPQPQESDIIMDKYYLQAADRQRPAHLEFTMSIPAHSDIVMTYQFDKALLQFAEYPPDANHGFEIDAAVITVLSPESELPVYEMRTSTLLLSLSTPDFSMPYNVIILTSTIMGLMFGMLYNLMVKRIVTVEEADRISLHSGLKYKLLKLKGKILKRKQTKAD
- the KOG1 gene encoding ubiquitin-binding TORC1 subunit KOG1 (similar to Saccharomyces cerevisiae KOG1 (YHR186C); ancestral locus Anc_5.49); the encoded protein is MQEIYGPQPLKPLNTVMRHGFEEQYQSEQLLQSLANDFIFYFDNKRHRTNGNPILEEEKQRDISRYYQPITDWKIMKDRQKTVSAALLLCLNLGVDPPDVMKTHPCARVEAWVDPLNFQDSKKAIEQIGKNLQAQYETLSLRTRYKQSLDPCVEDVKRFCNSLRRTSKEDRILFHYNGHGVPKPTKSGEIWVFNRGYTQYIPVSLYDLQTWLGAPCIFVYDCNSAENILINFQKFVQKRIKDDEDGNHDVAAPSPTSAYQDCFQLASCTSDELLLMSPELPADLFSCCLTCPIEISIRIFLMQSPLKDSKYKIFFENATSKQSFGDSKNSFKSKIPNVNIPGMLSDRRTPLGELNWIFTAITDTIAWTSLPRPLFKKLFRHDLMIAALFRNFLLAKRIMPWYNCHPVSDPELPDSITTHPMWKSWDLAMDEVLTKIVIDLKNAPPATVLESQMILQQQETLQNNGNSKSNAQDTKEGSIQTQSRFAVANLSTMSLVNNPALQSRKSISLQSSQQQQQQQQQQQQQFTGFFEQNLTAFELWLKYASNVRHPPEQLPIVLQVLLSQVHRIRALVLLSRFLDLGPWAVYLSLSIGIFPYVLKLLQSPAPELKPILVFIWARIMSIDYKNTQGELIKEKGYMYFVTVLVPDWGVSGASTTNGSAMINGGNPLTMTASQNINGPTSRYHDRQQINRTSNLGHSSFPFYHSNDTTDEQKAMAVFVLASFVRNFPLGQKNCFSLELVDKLCFYIENSEIPLLRQWCIILLGLLFADNPLNRFVCMNTGAVGILLKSLKDPVSEVRTASIFALKHFISGFQDSEVILRLQQEFEEQYQQLHSQLQHLQNQSHLQQQQSQQQQQHLEQQQMKIEKQIRHYQVMQNQLEVIDLRKLKRQEIANLISILPLINDGSPLVRKELIIYFSHIVNRYSNFFIVVVFNDLLEEIKQVEKTDINTRNAPDKYSVSHGSIFYTVWKSLLILAEDPFLENKELAKQVIDYILLELSVQKELSGPFALMEKFLSKRSSNANQSGKFGFNSSQVQFVKSSLKSFSPNGKVDNNAPKKEERQHDPKTSHPIQTSLSKLFQSLGFSEGNSDRDTQSSSTPMKSNTSKKSPSGLFLLNGNNNLYPTACTPRFRKYTEPLKMPLKSTFLDYSREYFQEPQMKKQEADEPGSVEYNARLWRRNRNETIIQETQGEKKLSIYGSWSKKLISLNNKSQPKLMKFTQFEDQLVTADDRSTITVFDWEKGKTLSKFSNGTPFGTKVTDLKLINEDDSALLLTGSSDGVIKIYRNFQDVDAFEIVSAWRGLTDMLLTPRSTGLLTEWLQIRGSLLTTGDVKVIRVWDAHTETVEVDIPAKTSSLITSLTADQLAGNIFVAGFADGSLRVYDRRLDPRDSMIRRWRAGNEKQGVWINNVHLQRGGYRELISGATNGVVELWDIRSEDPVQSFVDQNVTPQYGSQLKPTTMTCMQVHEHAPIIATGTKQIKIWTTSGDLLNSFKNTHNNGVTSTLAATGIPTSLSYSSTSDAFLSSMAFHPHRMMIAATNSHDSIVNIYKCEDERTDYF